Proteins encoded together in one Deinococcus irradiatisoli window:
- a CDS encoding aminotransferase class I/II-fold pyridoxal phosphate-dependent enzyme encodes MNDLDPALDLSYDTLAVHTGIGRGTGVGVGIPIQQMAAFQFDSLEAAAEEFQLNTGSSYARIQNPTTKALEARITALEGGSDTVCLASGQAASFTAMLSACRAGDHIVATSSLFGGSVGLLSNILPLMGITATLVPNTPEAVSSAMQPNTTLVWAETIGNPAGDVADLSALAEIAHAQGALLGIDNTWGGVGLLCRPLNFGADIVTHSLTKWAGGHGAVLGGSVTVGHQHDLSRNAIYTGGSPSLLDTRGAGALAWRQRWFGTSQLGMILPPQSAFLISQGLETLALRLNRECQTALALAEFLENHAGVGRVSYPGLESSGHHALAGKYLTGGAGAVLTFEVEQPATFLARLKVIRMAPNLGDTRTLAVHPWTTTHGRMPEADRRAAGVSPQSIRMSVGVESLADLQADLEQALA; translated from the coding sequence ATGAACGACCTCGACCCGGCGCTTGACCTTTCCTACGACACCCTGGCGGTCCACACCGGCATCGGCCGGGGCACCGGGGTGGGCGTGGGCATTCCGATTCAGCAGATGGCCGCTTTTCAGTTCGACAGCCTGGAAGCCGCCGCCGAGGAATTCCAACTCAACACCGGCAGCAGCTACGCCCGGATTCAGAACCCCACCACCAAGGCGCTCGAAGCCCGCATCACCGCACTCGAAGGCGGCAGCGACACGGTCTGCCTCGCCAGCGGGCAGGCGGCCAGCTTCACCGCCATGCTCAGCGCCTGCCGCGCCGGGGACCATATCGTTGCCACCTCCAGCCTCTTCGGCGGCTCGGTGGGCTTGCTGAGCAACATCCTGCCGCTGATGGGCATCACCGCCACGCTGGTGCCGAACACGCCCGAAGCGGTCAGCAGCGCCATGCAGCCCAACACCACCCTGGTCTGGGCCGAGACCATCGGCAACCCGGCCGGAGACGTGGCCGACCTTTCGGCCCTGGCCGAGATCGCCCACGCGCAGGGCGCCCTGCTGGGGATCGACAACACCTGGGGCGGCGTGGGGCTGCTGTGCCGACCGCTGAACTTTGGGGCCGACATCGTGACGCACAGCCTCACCAAATGGGCCGGCGGCCACGGCGCGGTGTTGGGCGGCAGCGTCACGGTGGGCCACCAGCACGACCTGAGCCGCAACGCCATCTATACCGGCGGCTCACCGAGCCTGCTCGACACGCGCGGCGCGGGCGCGTTGGCCTGGCGGCAACGCTGGTTCGGCACCTCGCAGCTGGGTATGATCCTGCCGCCACAAAGCGCTTTCCTGATTTCGCAGGGCTTAGAGACGCTGGCGCTGCGCTTAAACCGCGAGTGCCAGACCGCGCTGGCGCTGGCCGAATTTCTGGAGAACCACGCCGGGGTGGGCCGGGTCAGCTATCCGGGCCTGGAAAGCAGCGGCCATCACGCCCTGGCCGGCAAGTACCTCACCGGCGGCGCGGGCGCGGTGCTGACCTTCGAGGTCGAGCAGCCCGCCACCTTCCTGGCGCGCCTGAAGGTGATCCGGATGGCCCCCAACCTGGGCGACACCCGCACGCTGGCGGTGCATCCCTGGACCACCACCCACGGCCGCATGCCGGAAGCCGACCGCCGCGCCGCCGGGGTCAGCCCCCAGAGCATCCGCATGAGCGTGGGTGTCGAGTCGCTGGCCGACCTTCAGGCCGATCTGGAACAGGCGCTGGCCTGA
- a CDS encoding ABC transporter ATP-binding protein: MTAPAVSRPAAGGTAPLLEVRDLNAYYGQSHVLHGVHLKVMPGEIVSLIGRNGAGKSTTLKSIMGVLESRTGSVRFEGQDLLKLSSNRVAARGVAWVPEERAILGNLTVRENLELPPLRPGGWTTERAYEAFPVLRERAHHSGAKLSGGEQQMLAIVRVLRSAPKLLLLDEPSEGLAPVIVQRIGEMLARLREEGLAVILVEQNLGFATKLADRHYVLVDGQVMDEVARSEVAQRRSALLRYLSV; the protein is encoded by the coding sequence GTGACCGCGCCCGCCGTGAGCCGCCCGGCCGCCGGGGGCACAGCGCCGCTGCTCGAGGTGCGCGACCTCAACGCCTACTACGGCCAGAGCCACGTGCTGCACGGCGTGCACCTGAAGGTCATGCCTGGCGAGATCGTGTCGCTGATCGGGCGCAACGGGGCCGGCAAGTCCACCACCCTGAAAAGCATCATGGGGGTGCTGGAAAGCCGCACCGGAAGTGTCAGGTTCGAGGGCCAGGACCTCCTGAAACTCAGCAGCAACCGCGTCGCCGCGCGCGGTGTGGCCTGGGTGCCGGAGGAAAGGGCCATTCTGGGCAACCTGACGGTGCGCGAGAACCTGGAGTTGCCGCCGCTGCGCCCCGGCGGCTGGACCACCGAGCGTGCTTACGAGGCGTTCCCGGTGCTGCGTGAGCGCGCCCACCATTCCGGCGCCAAGCTCTCCGGCGGCGAACAGCAGATGCTGGCGATCGTGCGGGTGCTGCGCAGCGCGCCCAAACTGCTGCTGCTCGACGAGCCGTCCGAGGGCCTGGCCCCGGTGATCGTGCAGCGCATCGGCGAGATGCTCGCCCGGCTGCGTGAGGAGGGCCTGGCGGTGATTCTGGTGGAGCAGAACCTCGGCTTCGCCACCAAACTGGCCGACCGCCATTACGTGCTGGTGGACGGCCAAGTGATGGACGAAGTGGCCCGCAGCGAGGTGGCCCAGCGCCGCTCGGCGTTGCTGCGTTACCTCAGCGTGTAA
- a CDS encoding PaaI family thioesterase, protein MTAPDSPLSAYDPALLDTLSPEELGRRLSDRPGTLGQRIGIRVIWASRERLVGTLPVEGNRQPAGRLHGGASIALAEELASIGSWLNIDTRTHTAVGVDISATHVRAGLSGVVTGEATLSYRGRSVMVWQIELKDERGKLTTLARCTCNVVKL, encoded by the coding sequence ATGACTGCTCCCGATTCGCCGCTGAGCGCCTACGACCCCGCCCTGCTGGATACCCTCAGCCCCGAGGAACTGGGCCGGCGGCTCTCTGACCGGCCCGGCACGTTGGGGCAGCGGATCGGCATCCGCGTGATCTGGGCCAGCCGCGAACGCCTGGTCGGCACCCTGCCGGTGGAAGGCAACCGTCAACCGGCCGGGCGGCTGCACGGCGGCGCCAGCATCGCCCTGGCCGAGGAACTCGCCAGTATCGGCTCGTGGCTCAACATCGACACCCGCACCCACACGGCGGTGGGGGTGGACATCAGCGCCACCCACGTCCGGGCCGGGCTCTCGGGCGTGGTGACGGGCGAGGCCACGCTGAGTTACCGGGGCCGCAGCGTGATGGTGTGGCAGATCGAGCTCAAGGACGAGCGCGGCAAGCTCACCACGCTGGCGCGCTGCACCTGCAACGTGGTCAAGCTCTGA
- the metK gene encoding methionine adenosyltransferase, giving the protein MRKYYTSESVSEGHPDKLADFISDSILDEFLRQEPTSRVAVETLLTTGMAVVAGEVTAHRAHVDVQRVVREAVKEVGYTRAHYGFDAEYSAVLVALHEQSPDIAGGVNFSEEWRGMNEVQRADPANAHSMIGAGDQGLMFGYATDETPELMPLPVSLAHQLTRRLAQLRKENVLTYLRPDAKAQVTVVREDDDTWVDTVVISTQHDEEVTQAQIRSDLEAQVIRAVIPAGYLRPDTKFFINPSGKFVIGGPHGDTGLTGRKIIVDTYGGAVPHGGGAFSGKDPTKVDRSAAYYARYIAKNLVAAGLARRALVEVAYAIGRASPVSLRVDTYGTGQLSDEALADLVREHFDARPQAIIAELDLLRPIYARTAAYGHFGRPEFPWEQLSKVEALKAAASALA; this is encoded by the coding sequence ATGCGGAAGTACTACACCTCGGAGTCCGTTTCGGAAGGCCACCCCGACAAGCTGGCCGATTTCATCTCAGACAGCATCCTGGACGAGTTTCTGCGCCAGGAGCCGACCAGCCGGGTGGCGGTCGAGACGCTGCTGACCACCGGCATGGCGGTGGTGGCCGGCGAAGTCACCGCCCACCGCGCCCACGTGGACGTGCAGCGGGTGGTGCGCGAGGCGGTCAAGGAAGTCGGCTATACCCGCGCCCACTACGGCTTCGACGCCGAGTACAGCGCGGTGCTGGTGGCGCTGCACGAGCAGAGCCCCGACATCGCCGGGGGCGTGAACTTCAGTGAGGAGTGGCGCGGCATGAATGAAGTCCAGCGCGCCGATCCTGCCAACGCCCACAGCATGATCGGGGCCGGCGACCAGGGACTTATGTTCGGCTACGCCACCGACGAAACGCCCGAGCTGATGCCGCTGCCGGTGAGTCTGGCCCACCAGCTGACCCGCCGCTTGGCCCAGCTTCGCAAGGAAAACGTGCTGACCTACCTGCGCCCCGACGCCAAGGCCCAGGTCACGGTGGTGCGCGAGGACGACGACACCTGGGTCGATACGGTGGTCATCTCGACCCAGCACGACGAGGAAGTCACCCAGGCGCAGATCCGCAGCGACCTGGAAGCCCAGGTGATCCGGGCGGTGATTCCTGCCGGCTACCTGCGCCCGGACACCAAGTTCTTCATCAACCCGTCGGGCAAGTTCGTGATCGGCGGGCCGCACGGCGACACCGGCCTGACCGGGCGCAAGATCATTGTGGACACCTACGGCGGCGCGGTGCCGCACGGCGGCGGGGCCTTCTCTGGCAAGGACCCCACCAAGGTGGACCGCTCGGCGGCCTACTACGCCCGTTACATCGCCAAGAACCTGGTGGCGGCGGGGCTCGCCAGGCGGGCGCTGGTGGAAGTTGCCTACGCCATCGGCCGCGCTTCGCCGGTGTCGCTGCGGGTGGACACCTACGGCACCGGCCAGTTGAGCGACGAGGCGCTGGCCGATCTGGTGCGGGAGCATTTCGACGCCCGACCCCAGGCGATCATCGCCGAACTCGACTTGCTGCGGCCCATCTACGCCCGCACGGCGGCCTACGGGCACTTCGGCCGCCCCGAGTTTCCCTGGGAGCAGCTGAGCAAAGTCGAAGCGCTCAAGGCGGCGGCTTCGGCGCTGGCTTAA
- a CDS encoding FAD:protein FMN transferase has protein sequence MKFPLPKRPPQHRLSRIEGVLGTAMELQVVAGNRAQLDAAEAAVMAELDRLEQVFSRFRPDSELNRLLAQARPGTPVRVSADFAALLSQAEHFMTVTGGAFHPAADTLARLWAAGEPGPAELQGVLEKLRSPLWTLEGQPVTLHTDLTLNFNAHAKGFITDRAAQAASASPGVREVLLNIGGDVRHLGPRPVQVGVEAPGPLADNRPPLLHVTVHNQAVATSGHAHRGAHLFDPRSGRPTSAERAVSVLAGSCAEADALSTAFCVLDPAESLQVADRLPGVGVLILEGPHRYSNHFWQQHQTQH, from the coding sequence ATGAAGTTTCCCCTGCCCAAACGACCGCCCCAACACCGTCTGAGCCGCATCGAAGGCGTGCTCGGCACGGCGATGGAACTGCAGGTGGTGGCCGGCAACCGGGCGCAGCTTGACGCCGCCGAGGCGGCCGTGATGGCCGAACTCGACCGGCTGGAGCAGGTGTTCAGCCGCTTTCGCCCGGACAGTGAGTTGAACCGGCTGCTGGCCCAGGCCCGGCCCGGCACGCCGGTTCGGGTGTCGGCGGACTTCGCCGCGCTGCTTTCACAGGCCGAACACTTCATGACCGTCACCGGCGGTGCGTTTCATCCGGCAGCCGACACGCTCGCCAGGTTGTGGGCGGCGGGCGAGCCCGGCCCCGCCGAGTTGCAGGGCGTGCTGGAGAAGCTGCGCTCTCCCCTCTGGACCCTGGAGGGGCAGCCCGTCACGCTGCACACCGACCTGACGCTCAACTTCAACGCGCACGCCAAGGGGTTCATCACCGACCGGGCGGCGCAGGCGGCCTCCGCGTCGCCGGGCGTTCGGGAAGTGCTGCTCAACATCGGCGGCGACGTGCGCCACCTGGGGCCGAGGCCCGTGCAGGTAGGCGTGGAAGCGCCGGGCCCACTGGCCGACAACCGCCCGCCGCTGCTGCACGTCACGGTGCACAACCAGGCGGTGGCGACCAGCGGGCACGCCCACCGGGGCGCCCACCTGTTCGATCCGCGCAGCGGCCGGCCCACTTCTGCCGAGCGTGCCGTTTCGGTGCTGGCGGGCAGCTGCGCCGAGGCCGACGCCCTGTCCACGGCGTTCTGCGTGCTGGACCCGGCAGAAAGCCTGCAGGTGGCTGACCGCCTGCCCGGCGTGGGCGTGCTGATTCTCGAAGGCCCGCATCGCTACAGCAACCACTTTTGGCAACAACACCAGACGCAACACTGA
- a CDS encoding ABC transporter substrate-binding protein: MNKRILTALLLSTASMSLAQTAKLSDGIIKLGVLTDLSGVYSELSGAGSVKAAQMAADDFMAANPGYKGKVQVLGVDHQNKADVASNKAAEMIDRQNVDVLLDMPTSSTALAATEIARQKKTVAMVVTGGTTALTNENCNKYTFHYAYDNYMLANGTGVAATRKGGKSWYIIYPNYAFGQDLNRQMTAAVQATGGKLITPSEATPFPNTDFSSYLLKAQSLRPKIFGTMQAGADLVNVVKQYNEFGLKAQGIGLGIGLLFETDIAALGQDAYAGALATIPWYWNLDQRSRDWAAKFEKAFGKKPTWAQAGVYSAAMQYMNAVKRAKTDDSDAVVKALEGYSFSDFFARNASIRPQDHRVLLNVYTVEVKPKSQAKEPGDYFTKVATIPASKAFMPLSESKCKM; encoded by the coding sequence ATGAACAAACGTATCCTGACCGCCCTGCTGCTTTCCACCGCGTCCATGTCGCTGGCCCAGACCGCCAAACTCAGCGACGGCATCATCAAGCTCGGCGTGCTGACCGACCTCTCCGGCGTGTATTCCGAACTTTCCGGCGCGGGCAGCGTCAAGGCCGCCCAGATGGCCGCCGACGACTTTATGGCCGCCAACCCCGGCTACAAGGGCAAGGTGCAGGTGCTGGGCGTGGACCACCAGAACAAGGCCGACGTCGCCAGCAACAAGGCCGCCGAGATGATCGACCGCCAGAACGTGGACGTGCTGCTCGACATGCCGACGAGCTCCACCGCCCTGGCCGCCACCGAGATCGCCCGCCAGAAGAAGACCGTGGCGATGGTCGTCACCGGCGGCACCACCGCGCTGACCAACGAGAACTGCAACAAGTACACCTTCCACTACGCCTACGACAACTACATGCTCGCCAACGGCACCGGCGTGGCCGCTACCCGCAAGGGCGGCAAGAGCTGGTACATCATCTACCCCAACTACGCTTTCGGGCAGGACCTCAACCGCCAGATGACGGCGGCGGTGCAGGCCACCGGCGGCAAGCTGATCACGCCCAGCGAGGCGACCCCCTTTCCCAACACCGATTTCTCGAGCTACCTGCTCAAGGCCCAGAGCCTGAGGCCCAAGATCTTCGGCACCATGCAGGCCGGGGCCGATCTGGTGAACGTGGTCAAGCAGTACAACGAGTTCGGGCTCAAGGCCCAGGGCATCGGGCTGGGCATCGGGCTGCTGTTCGAGACCGACATCGCCGCGCTGGGCCAGGACGCCTACGCCGGCGCGCTCGCCACCATTCCCTGGTACTGGAACCTCGATCAGCGCTCGCGCGACTGGGCCGCCAAGTTCGAGAAGGCCTTCGGCAAGAAACCCACCTGGGCACAGGCCGGGGTGTACTCGGCAGCCATGCAGTACATGAACGCCGTCAAGCGCGCCAAGACCGACGACAGTGACGCGGTGGTGAAGGCGCTGGAAGGCTACAGCTTCAGCGATTTCTTTGCCCGCAATGCCAGCATCCGCCCGCAGGACCACCGGGTGCTGCTCAACGTCTACACCGTGGAGGTCAAGCCCAAGTCGCAGGCCAAGGAGCCGGGCGACTACTTCACCAAGGTGGCGACCATTCCCGCTTCCAAGGCCTTCATGCCGCTGAGCGAGAGCAAGTGCAAGATGTAA
- a CDS encoding ABC transporter ATP-binding protein, protein MTALPALQAVGLSKEFRGFSATKDVNLDIRQGEIHAVIGPNGAGKTTLFNLLSGFLRPSRGEVRLFGERIDTLAPHQIVRRGLSRSFQISSVFSSLSVRENLLAALQSPTPLPGQFWSSRRKLAPLSGRVDEIVAQVGLEPLQHRLAADLSHGEKRQLEIGISLTQNPRVLLLDEPTSGMGSEGIARVTQLVREVAAGRTVVLVEHNMSVVSTLADRITVLQYGSVLASGSYQDVSRDPRVIEAYLGEESE, encoded by the coding sequence GTGACGGCGTTGCCCGCCTTGCAGGCGGTGGGCCTGTCCAAGGAGTTTCGCGGCTTCAGCGCCACCAAAGACGTGAATCTCGACATTCGCCAGGGTGAAATTCACGCGGTGATCGGCCCCAACGGTGCCGGCAAAACCACCCTGTTCAATCTGCTCTCCGGCTTTCTGCGGCCCAGTCGCGGCGAGGTGCGGCTGTTCGGCGAGCGCATCGATACCCTGGCGCCGCACCAGATCGTGCGCCGGGGCCTGTCGAGGTCGTTTCAGATCAGCAGCGTATTTTCCAGCCTCAGCGTGCGCGAGAACCTGCTGGCGGCCCTGCAGTCGCCCACGCCCTTGCCGGGGCAGTTCTGGAGTTCACGCCGCAAGCTCGCTCCGCTGTCGGGCCGGGTGGACGAGATCGTGGCGCAGGTGGGTCTGGAGCCGTTGCAGCACCGGCTGGCCGCCGACCTCTCGCACGGCGAGAAGCGGCAACTCGAAATCGGCATCTCGCTGACCCAGAACCCCAGGGTGCTGCTGCTCGACGAGCCGACGTCCGGCATGGGCAGCGAGGGCATCGCCCGCGTGACCCAGCTGGTGCGCGAGGTGGCCGCCGGGCGCACGGTGGTGCTGGTGGAGCACAACATGAGCGTGGTCTCGACCCTGGCCGACCGCATTACCGTGCTGCAATACGGCTCGGTGCTCGCCAGCGGCAGCTATCAGGATGTCAGCCGCGATCCTCGCGTCATCGAGGCCTACCTCGGCGAGGAAAGCGAGTGA
- a CDS encoding DUF2271 domain-containing protein, with the protein MPNSINRRRFLEQALKGAAALTAAMSLPQLGSAFAATSTPSKAALPSTMELAINLALAQPSGFRYNRPYVAVYIEDAQGNPVRTVSLWAETSRHARYLTELRRWFSESSDLIPTVSSPTRNPGQYTLVWDGKTDQNKPTPQGEYYVCVEAAREHGPYGLVRQKVTLGTAPLKKSLDTSVNPDLSSVSVEYRKKA; encoded by the coding sequence ATGCCCAATTCCATCAACCGCCGCCGCTTTCTGGAACAGGCCCTCAAGGGCGCGGCCGCCCTCACCGCCGCGATGAGCCTGCCGCAGCTCGGTTCGGCCTTTGCCGCCACCAGCACGCCCAGCAAGGCCGCCCTGCCGAGCACCATGGAGCTGGCAATCAATCTGGCGCTGGCCCAGCCCAGCGGCTTTCGCTACAACCGGCCCTACGTGGCGGTGTACATCGAGGACGCCCAGGGCAACCCGGTACGCACCGTCAGCCTGTGGGCCGAGACCTCGCGCCACGCCCGCTACCTCACCGAGCTGCGCCGCTGGTTCTCGGAAAGCAGCGACCTGATTCCCACCGTGTCGAGCCCCACCCGCAACCCCGGCCAGTACACCCTGGTCTGGGACGGCAAGACCGATCAGAACAAGCCCACGCCGCAGGGCGAGTACTACGTGTGCGTGGAAGCCGCCCGTGAGCACGGCCCCTACGGCCTGGTGCGCCAGAAGGTCACGCTGGGCACGGCGCCGCTCAAGAAGAGCCTGGACACCAGCGTCAACCCCGATCTGAGCAGCGTCAGCGTGGAGTACCGCAAGAAAGCATGA
- a CDS encoding PepSY-associated TM helix domain-containing protein, which produces MTPDRAAAAAARPAARPRPLKARLNVWLRWLHTYISMFSLLLILFFAGTGVTLNHPDWTFGGVEKQQQFSGTLPAGWKTGDTANALTIAEFLRAKYGLHGTAGDFQYSGGAGGLSFRAPGYSADVQFDDSGKYSVNVDALGALAVANDFHKGRDAGGAWSWVIDVSGIFLVVVALTGLGIMLFLKKVRTASLISIVVGGLVMGYLMWRAM; this is translated from the coding sequence ATGACGCCTGACCGCGCTGCCGCTGCCGCTGCCCGCCCCGCAGCGCGTCCACGCCCGCTCAAGGCCCGGCTCAACGTCTGGCTCAGGTGGCTGCACACCTACATCTCGATGTTCAGCTTGCTGCTGATCCTGTTTTTCGCCGGCACCGGGGTGACACTCAACCACCCCGACTGGACCTTCGGCGGCGTGGAAAAGCAGCAGCAGTTCAGCGGCACCCTGCCGGCCGGCTGGAAGACCGGCGACACGGCCAACGCCCTGACCATCGCCGAATTTCTGCGGGCCAAGTACGGCCTGCACGGCACCGCTGGCGATTTTCAGTACAGCGGCGGCGCCGGCGGCCTGAGCTTCCGGGCGCCGGGTTACAGCGCCGACGTGCAGTTCGACGACAGCGGCAAGTACAGCGTGAACGTGGACGCGCTGGGCGCGCTGGCCGTCGCCAACGACTTCCACAAGGGCCGTGACGCGGGCGGGGCCTGGAGCTGGGTCATCGACGTGTCGGGCATCTTCCTGGTCGTGGTGGCACTGACTGGGCTGGGCATCATGCTGTTTCTGAAAAAGGTCCGCACCGCTTCTCTGATCAGCATCGTGGTGGGCGGTCTGGTGATGGGCTACCTGATGTGGCGGGCGATGTAA